The following coding sequences are from one Oryzisolibacter sp. LB2S window:
- a CDS encoding cell division protein FtsQ/DivIB, which translates to MNATLPAPLDVRLMNMTATVLFVGFVLGLLAAGGAWLLRQPAFAIGHIAVEGELSHTSAKSLHANLAPQLTGNFFTLDLEAAQHAFEQVPWVRSAHVRREFPSGLRVQLEEHDVAAYWGAEGSNTLVNSRGEVFEADHGDVEQEGLPRLLGAAPERAAEMLEMARRLAPALAPLERAMEELELTGNSGWRVLLSGGAVLQLGSGTQEEVLARVRRLVATLAGVAQQQGRGVDALEYADLRYDGGYALRLRGVTTVATEAQRVAAQRAAERAAAARAAARARAAAAAAKNN; encoded by the coding sequence ATGAACGCCACCCTGCCCGCACCGCTGGACGTGCGCCTCATGAACATGACCGCGACGGTCCTGTTCGTGGGCTTCGTCCTGGGCCTGCTGGCCGCGGGCGGGGCCTGGCTGCTGCGTCAGCCGGCGTTTGCGATCGGGCATATCGCCGTCGAGGGCGAGCTCTCGCACACCAGCGCCAAGAGCCTGCATGCCAACCTGGCGCCGCAGCTCACGGGCAATTTCTTCACGCTGGACCTGGAGGCCGCGCAGCACGCCTTCGAGCAGGTGCCCTGGGTGCGCAGTGCCCATGTGCGACGCGAGTTTCCGAGCGGTCTGCGCGTGCAGCTCGAGGAGCACGACGTGGCCGCCTATTGGGGCGCGGAGGGCAGCAACACCCTGGTCAACAGCCGGGGTGAGGTGTTCGAGGCCGACCATGGCGATGTCGAGCAGGAGGGCCTGCCGCGGCTGCTGGGCGCCGCGCCCGAGCGCGCGGCCGAGATGCTGGAGATGGCGCGCCGTCTGGCGCCCGCGCTGGCGCCGCTGGAGCGCGCCATGGAGGAGCTCGAACTCACCGGCAACAGCGGCTGGCGTGTGCTGCTGTCCGGCGGGGCGGTGTTGCAGCTCGGAAGCGGCACGCAGGAGGAGGTGCTTGCGCGCGTGCGGCGCCTCGTGGCCACCCTGGCCGGCGTGGCGCAGCAGCAGGGGCGCGGCGTGGATGCATTGGAGTACGCCGACCTGCGCTACGACGGGGGCTATGCGCTGCGCCTGCGCGGCGTGACCACGGTGGCAACGGAGGCACAGCGCGTGGCGGCGCAGCGCGCGGCCGAGAGGGCGGCCGCGGCACGCGCCGCGGCCCGTGCGCGCGCGGCAGCGGCGGCGGCAAAGAACAACTGA
- the ftsA gene encoding cell division protein FtsA has product MAREYKDVVVGLDIGTAKVMAVVAEVLPGGELKLAGLGVAPSNGLKRGVVVNIDATVQSIQQALKEAELMADCKIQRVYTGITGSHIRGLNSSGMVAVKDKEVTPTDVARVVETAKAINISSDQRLLLVEPQEFVIDGQDVKEPIGMSGIRLEAKIHIVTGAQSAAENIIKCVRRCGLEVEQLMLNPLASSQAVLTDDERELGVAVVDIGAGTTDVAIFTGGAIRHTAVLPIAGDLITSDIAMALRTPTKDAEDIKVESGYAKQLLADPETQVEVPGLGDRSPRMLSKQALAGVIEPRVEEIFSLVQQVIRESGYEEVLSSGIVLTGGSCVMPGMVELGEDIFLKPVRRGIPKYSSALADMVAQPRAATVMGLLEEARLARMRGFKVAAKSGSVKTAFGRFKDFIVGNF; this is encoded by the coding sequence ATGGCAAGAGAGTACAAAGACGTGGTCGTGGGGCTGGACATTGGCACGGCCAAGGTCATGGCCGTGGTGGCCGAGGTGCTGCCCGGCGGCGAGCTCAAGCTCGCCGGCCTGGGCGTGGCGCCGAGCAATGGCCTCAAGCGCGGCGTGGTGGTGAACATCGACGCCACGGTGCAGAGCATCCAGCAGGCGCTCAAGGAGGCCGAGCTCATGGCCGACTGCAAGATCCAGCGCGTCTACACCGGCATCACGGGCAGCCACATCCGCGGGCTCAACTCCAGCGGCATGGTGGCCGTGAAGGACAAGGAGGTCACGCCGACCGACGTGGCGCGCGTGGTCGAGACCGCCAAGGCCATCAACATCTCGAGCGACCAGCGCCTGCTGCTCGTGGAGCCGCAGGAGTTCGTGATCGATGGGCAGGATGTGAAGGAACCCATCGGCATGAGCGGCATCCGCCTCGAGGCCAAGATCCACATCGTCACGGGCGCCCAGAGCGCGGCCGAGAACATCATCAAATGCGTGCGCCGCTGCGGCCTGGAGGTCGAGCAGCTCATGCTCAACCCGCTGGCATCGAGCCAGGCCGTGCTCACCGACGACGAGCGCGAGCTCGGCGTGGCCGTGGTCGACATCGGCGCGGGCACGACCGACGTGGCCATCTTCACGGGCGGCGCCATCCGCCACACGGCCGTGCTGCCGATCGCGGGCGACCTGATCACCAGCGACATCGCCATGGCGCTGAGGACGCCGACCAAGGACGCCGAGGACATCAAGGTCGAGAGCGGCTACGCCAAGCAGCTGCTGGCCGACCCCGAGACCCAGGTCGAGGTACCGGGCCTGGGCGACCGCAGCCCGCGCATGCTGTCCAAGCAGGCGCTCGCCGGCGTCATCGAGCCGCGCGTGGAGGAGATCTTCTCGCTCGTGCAGCAGGTCATACGCGAGTCGGGCTACGAGGAGGTGCTGTCGTCCGGCATCGTGCTCACGGGCGGCAGCTGCGTCATGCCGGGCATGGTGGAATTGGGCGAGGACATCTTCCTCAAGCCCGTGCGCCGCGGCATCCCCAAGTATTCGAGCGCGCTGGCCGACATGGTCGCCCAGCCGCGTGCGGCCACCGTCATGGGCCTGCTGGAGGAGGCGCGCCTGGCGCGCATGAGGGGCTTCAAGGTCGCG
- a CDS encoding D-alanine--D-alanine ligase, producing MSQKDPKINAQALGKVAVLMGGTSSEREVSLMSGGGVLQALRSRGVDAHAFDPAHADLSELKTHGYNRCFIALHGRHGEDGTVQGALELLGIPYTGPGVMASAIAMDKIMTKRIWRFEGLPTPDWRLVASSAETAQAFAELGAPMIVKPSREGSTIGLTKVTSLGQCEQAYRLAAQHDPEVLCEQFIDGDETTCPVLGQGADARALPVIRIVAPEGNYDYQNKYFTDVTQYHCPSGLPEAEEREIQRIVVQAFRTLGCRGWARADIMIRRSDRKPFLLEINTSPGMTGHSLVPMAAKASGIDYPDLCLQILAGASLDALQGRGATGAQERA from the coding sequence ATGAGCCAAAAAGACCCCAAGATCAACGCGCAGGCCCTGGGCAAGGTCGCGGTGCTCATGGGTGGCACCTCGTCCGAGCGCGAGGTCTCGCTCATGTCCGGCGGCGGCGTGCTGCAGGCGCTGCGCTCGCGCGGCGTCGACGCCCATGCCTTCGACCCCGCGCACGCCGACCTGTCCGAGCTCAAGACCCATGGCTACAACCGCTGCTTCATCGCGCTGCATGGCCGCCATGGCGAGGACGGCACGGTGCAGGGCGCGCTCGAACTGCTCGGCATACCGTATACCGGCCCGGGCGTGATGGCATCCGCCATCGCCATGGACAAGATCATGACCAAGCGCATCTGGCGCTTCGAGGGCCTGCCCACGCCCGACTGGCGCCTCGTGGCCAGCAGCGCCGAGACGGCCCAGGCCTTTGCTGAGCTGGGCGCGCCCATGATCGTCAAGCCCTCGCGCGAAGGCTCGACCATAGGCCTGACCAAGGTCACCTCGCTGGGCCAGTGCGAGCAGGCCTACCGCCTGGCCGCGCAGCATGACCCCGAGGTGCTGTGCGAGCAGTTCATCGACGGCGACGAGACCACCTGCCCGGTGCTGGGCCAGGGCGCAGATGCCCGCGCGCTGCCGGTGATCCGCATCGTGGCGCCCGAGGGCAATTACGACTACCAGAACAAGTACTTCACCGACGTCACGCAGTACCACTGCCCGAGCGGCCTGCCCGAGGCCGAGGAGCGCGAGATCCAGCGCATCGTGGTGCAGGCCTTCCGCACCCTGGGCTGCCGCGGCTGGGCGCGTGCCGACATCATGATCCGCAGAAGCGACCGCAAGCCCTTTCTGCTCGAGATCAACACCTCGCCGGGCATGACGGGCCACTCGCTCGTGCCCATGGCGGCCAAGGCCAGCGGCATCGACTACCCCGACCTGTGCCTGCAGATCCTGGCGGGCGCATCGCTCGATGCGCTGCAGGGCCGTGGCGCGACCGGAGCACAGGAGCGCGCATGA